The genomic DNA CAGTACCCAGCGCCAGGACAGCCCGTCCACCAGGGCGCCACCCACCAGACCGCCCGCGGCACCGCCACCCGCGCCCACGGCCGTCCAGGTCGCGATCGCGCGGGCCCGCGCCGCGCCCTCCGGCACCGCGGCGGTGAGGATCGTCAGCGTCGAGGGGGCGAGTACGGCCGCGCCGAGCCCCTGGAGGGCGCGGGCGAGCAGCAGCTGCCAGCCCTCCTGGGCGAGGCCGCCGCCCAGCGAGGCCAGCGTGAAGAGACCGAGCCCGACCAGGAACATCCGCTTGCGCCCGTAGAGGTCGCCGGTCCGCCCGCCGAGCAGCATGAACCCGGCGAAGGCGATGGCGTAGGCGTTGACCACCCACTGGAGCCCCTGGGCGCTCAGGCCGAGGTCGGCCCGCATCGAGGGCAGGGCGACGTTGACGACGGACACGTCGAGCACGACCAGGAACTGTCCGGCGCAGGCGAGCGCCACGACCAGCCAGGTGGGCGGGGTACGGCGCGGGGATATCCGCACGGCGGCGGAGGCGGAGGCGGCGGAACCGGTGGCTTCGAGCATGGGTGTCATGGTCTCAACGCGGGCCTGCCCCTTGCATCGGTATTTCGGCCCCGGACCGGCCTAGGTCTCGCGACCTAGCCTTCCCGCCTCCTCTCCCCTTCCTGCCTCCTCTCCCTCCGGCCCCTCTCTCCTGAACGCCAAGAGAAGGTCAAGAATTAGTTAGGGACTCGAAGCAACGGAATAGTTGCCCGGGCGCACGAGGTTCAGCCTGCACGTATCACGATCACGCACCGCACCCGCCATCTCCGGCCTGGAGGCCCCACCCCATGTCCCACACGACGACCGACGAGCCCGCGCGGCGAGCGAGCGGGGCCACCGTCCCGGTGCTGGCGTTCGCGGGCATCGTCGTCGCGGTGATGCAGACCCTGCTGGTCCCGGTCATCAAGGACCTGCCCCGACTTCTGGACACCTCACCCAGCAACGCCAGCTGGGTCCTGACCTCCACGCTCCTGTCCGGAGCCGTGGCCACGCCGATCATGGGCCGGCTCGGCGACCTGTTCGGCAAGCGCCGCATGCTGATCGCCAGCCTGTCGGTGATGGTCGTCGGCGCGCTGCTCAGCGCGCTCACCGACGCCCTGATCCCGATGATCGTCGGCCGTACGCTCCAGGGCGTCGCGATGGGCGCGATACCCCTCGGCATCGGCCTGATGCGCGACATGCTGCCCCGCGAGCGGCTCGGCTCGGCGATGGCCCTGATGAGTTCCTCGATCGGCGTCGGCGGCGGCCTCGCGCTGCCCGCCGCGGCCCTGGTCGCACAGAACACCGACTGGCACGCCCTGTACTACGGCGCCGCCGGCCTCGGTGTCGTCTCCATCGTCCTGACCCTGCTGGTCGTACCCGAGTCCCCGCTGCGCGCCAAGGGCTCGTTCGACGTACCGGGCGCGATCGGCCTGACCGCCGGTCTGATCCTCTTCCTGCTGCCGATCAGCAAGGGCAGCGACTGGGGCTGGTCGTCACCCACCACGCTCGGCCTGTTCGCCGCCGCCGTCGTGGTGCTGCTCCTGTGGGGCCTGATGGAGCTGCGCGTCGCCGCCCCGCTGGTCGACCTGCGCACCACGGCCCGCCGCGAGGTGCTGCTCACCAACCTCGCCTCGATCATGGTCGGTGTCTCCTTCTTCGTCATCTCCCTCGTCCTGCCGCAGCTCCTCCAGCTGCCCTCGGAGACCGGCTACGGCCTCGGTCAGTCGATGGTCGTCGCGGGTCTGTGCGTGGCCCCGCTGGGCCTGACGATGATGTTCACCGCGCCGGTCTACGCCCGCCTGTCCGCCCGCTACGGCCCGCGCACCACCCTCATCATCGGCCTGGTGATCATCGGGATCGGTTACGCCGGCGGCCTCGGCCTGATGAGCGCCGCCTGGCAGACCGTCGTCACCTCGGTGCTGATCGGCGCGGGCATCGGCCTGGCCTACTCCTCCCTGCCCGCCCTGATCATCGGTGCGGTCCCGGCCTCCGAGACGGGCGCCGCCAACGGCCTCAACACGCTGATGCGGTCCATCGGTACGTCGGTGTCGAGCGCCGTCATCGGCATGGTGCTGGCCAACACGGCGAACGACGTGGGCGGCGTCGCCGTACCCACCCTGCACGGCTTCCGCGTCTCCTTCATGATCGCGGCGGGCGCCGTCGCCGTCGGCCTGGTCCTGGCCTTCTTCCTCCCCCGCCGCACTCCGGCGACGGTCTCGCAGCTGCGCGCGAGCAGCGAGGAGGACGCGAACCTGGCCCGCGCCGAGCAGGCGCTCGCCGGGACCGGGCAGCCGCCGCACGGCTTCCGGGGCCGGGTGCTGGCCGCCGACGGCGCCCCCGTCGCCCGCGCCAAGGTCACCCTGATCGACCGGCACGGACGGCAGGCGGGCGCGACCCTCTCCGCGGGCGACGGCAGCTACGCGCTCGCCGTCCCCGCCCAGGGCCCGTACGTCCTGGCCGCCCGTGCCGCGGGCCACGCCCCGCTGGCCCACGCGGCCACCCACGGCGGTGACCGCCCGGTCGACCTGGACCTGTCCCTGCCGGGCGAGACGGTCCCCGCCTGACCTTCGCCCCGTCCTCCCGGCCCCCGTACCCCCTGTCGCGGCACGCGGCAGGGGGTACGGCAGCATGGGCGCCGGCACACCCCCCGCACCACCCCCGCACCACCCCCGCACGACCACCGAAAGGCCCCCATGACCGCGGCCCCCGCCTCCGCCCCCAGCCCCTCCCCCGAAGTCCTGGCCGCCTTCGAGGCCGCGAAGGGGTTCATGCCCGCGCACGAGGGCCGCGCGCTGTACGCCGCCGCCGTGGAGGCGGGCGGGCTCGGGCTGCCGCTGCTGGAGGTCGGCACGTACTGCGGGCGCTCCACCCTCCTGCTCGCCGACGCGGCCCGCCGGGCCGGGGTCACCGCGCTCACCGTCGACCACCACCGGGGCAGCGAGGAGCAGCAGCCGGGCTGGGACTACCACGACCCCGAGACGGTCGACCCGGAACTGGGCGTGATGGACACCCTGCCCACCTTCCGCCGCACCCTGCACCGGGCCGGTCTGGAAGAGCGGGTGATCGCGCTCGTCGGCCGCTCCCCCCAGGTCGCCGCGGTCTGGAACTCGCCCCTCGGCCTGGTCTTCGTCGACGGCGGCCACACCGACGAGCACGCGAACGCCGACTACGAGGGCTGGGCCCCGCACGTGGCCGACGGCGGCCTGCTGGTCATCCACGACGTCTTCCCGGACCCGGCCGACGAGTTCACCGGCCAGGCCCCGTACCGCGTCCACCTGAGGGCGCTGGCGTCCGGCGCGTTCACCGAGGTCTCCGCGACCGACTCGCTGCGCGTCCTGCGGCGAACCGGCACGGGGATCTGAGGCCCCGGTTAGAGTCGCTGACGTGTCGTACACAGGCCCGGACTTCGAACCTCCCCAGCCCCGCCGCTCCCCGCTGCGCCGCCCGCTGACCGTGGCGGTCGCCGCGCTGGTGCCGGGGGCGCTGCTCGGGTGGGGGGTGTACGCGGCGGTGGGCGGCCCGGACGACGGAGGCGGGAGCGGCGCCGACCGGGCGGGCGCCGTAGGGACGTCGGCGGCACCGTCGTCCTCCGGTGCTCGCGCGTCCGAGGGCGGCGAGGCCAGGAAGCCCGCGGGTTCGTCACCGGCCCCCACGTCGAAGGCGCCGTCGGCGTCCGCCTCCGGACTCCCCGCCTCCGGGCCTCTCAAGGGCAAGGTCGTCGTCATCGACCCCGGCCACAACCCCGCCAACTTCCAGCACGCGTCCGAGATCAACCGCAAGGTGAACGTCGGCACGCACTGGAAGGAGTGCGACACGACGGGCACGGCCACCAACGCGG from Streptomyces sp. CB09001 includes the following:
- a CDS encoding MFS transporter — encoded protein: MSHTTTDEPARRASGATVPVLAFAGIVVAVMQTLLVPVIKDLPRLLDTSPSNASWVLTSTLLSGAVATPIMGRLGDLFGKRRMLIASLSVMVVGALLSALTDALIPMIVGRTLQGVAMGAIPLGIGLMRDMLPRERLGSAMALMSSSIGVGGGLALPAAALVAQNTDWHALYYGAAGLGVVSIVLTLLVVPESPLRAKGSFDVPGAIGLTAGLILFLLPISKGSDWGWSSPTTLGLFAAAVVVLLLWGLMELRVAAPLVDLRTTARREVLLTNLASIMVGVSFFVISLVLPQLLQLPSETGYGLGQSMVVAGLCVAPLGLTMMFTAPVYARLSARYGPRTTLIIGLVIIGIGYAGGLGLMSAAWQTVVTSVLIGAGIGLAYSSLPALIIGAVPASETGAANGLNTLMRSIGTSVSSAVIGMVLANTANDVGGVAVPTLHGFRVSFMIAAGAVAVGLVLAFFLPRRTPATVSQLRASSEEDANLARAEQALAGTGQPPHGFRGRVLAADGAPVARAKVTLIDRHGRQAGATLSAGDGSYALAVPAQGPYVLAARAAGHAPLAHAATHGGDRPVDLDLSLPGETVPA
- a CDS encoding class I SAM-dependent methyltransferase, whose amino-acid sequence is MTAAPASAPSPSPEVLAAFEAAKGFMPAHEGRALYAAAVEAGGLGLPLLEVGTYCGRSTLLLADAARRAGVTALTVDHHRGSEEQQPGWDYHDPETVDPELGVMDTLPTFRRTLHRAGLEERVIALVGRSPQVAAVWNSPLGLVFVDGGHTDEHANADYEGWAPHVADGGLLVIHDVFPDPADEFTGQAPYRVHLRALASGAFTEVSATDSLRVLRRTGTGI